TGTTAGGAGATTAGTCACAGATGAGAGCTAATTTCAAAAGGTAGTCATATAAGTTATAATGTCTCTGTTATACAACTAGACAATGAGTGGCGGTTACCTTTGCGGTTGCTTGCAAAATAATATAAGATCTGTAGTTGAGTGAATTTTAAGGAAGTCACCCTTGGATGGCCcagaaatgtttttttatgcTGGTTATCTCGACAAAGGTCGTAATCTCATAACAAATAAGGGATACTAAAGCTAGATCCTTGGGGAGGTAACTTCTGTTTTGAGCTAGCTAATGACATGTTAGTAACTTAGTTTGTTATGCCTCTTTCATGATTTTATTCCTTAAGAACGAGGCTTTCAAGGTCCGAAGTTGGAAAATAGTTTGAGATAGGATTTGGGATGGTGAACAGTCTCTCCTGCATTCTGTAGTGTATGCCTGTTCATTGGCAATTTGGCAccccaaaaaagaaaacaagaaaacaaaaatcttcCTAAGATAAGTAGCCCTTGTGTTTTATTCTTTTAACAAGAATCAAGATTTGTAGCTTGTCGTCAAAATTTCTTTGACAGAAGGAATGAAAATTGTTGCTTCTCTGTCATTCAAGTCATTTATTTATGGTGTCAAACGTTTTTATTCCAAGTTCTAGGTGAATTAACATAATTTAGTGCACTATATAGGCAACTTTCCACTAGACGGTCAAGAGGATGATACCCTGTGATGTACAAGTTTACACTGCGGTCTAGGGTTATACAATCTTTAATGGGCGTTCACAATAGATCTGTCTTGTGTAAGGTGTTGATATTGGTTTTTAGTAGACTTTTCTCATGGCCTGGAATGAGATTTTCCAAGAGATTCAAGTTGATATTAAGTTGTTAACATTCTGTTGGGAACTCAATCGTTTCTGAAATACGTGTTGGTGACCcaagaaatataaaattttgtatgAGTGTCTTACTTGACAAACTATacctttaattaattcataGATGCTTGAATCCAAATGGAGTATTTGGTTATTAtatgtgttttgtttttgtatattgtattcttttttatttaaatcaaatttctgCTTATGAATAAGTTCAAATTTCTACCTTTCAATCAGCTTAGCCTTGCtattttcgttttcttttcaCCTTGCTTATGCTGATGCTTTTGTTCTTGTTTGTTCAACTTCTCAGgattttgaagaaattgaggaGATACGgaatttctgggtttttgtcaTATGGGCTATTGAATACTGCTTACTATCTTACGACATTTCTCTTGGTATGGTAAGTGGAGTAAGAAAGTACTGTAAAATTTTGTTGTTATTCCTGTATTGCTTATGCAGTTGCTCATGTAAATTTagtataataattgtaactctGAACTGCTTCCTTTCTCCATTAGGTTCTATGTTGCTCCAGCACCGGGGAGGATGGGTTACCTCGCAGCTGTTAAGAGGTAATTGTTCTTATGAATATCACAGAATTTCAGAAATTTTTTTCACCCGGCTATGCACAATCGTCAAACATAGTGATCACATTAACATTATATTGATCTGCAGATTCCTTAAAGTAATGGCCATGGTGTGGGCTGGAAGCCAGGTTACAAAGCTTGTACGAGCTGGAGGGTGAGTTGCTATATCCAAATTCCAGTTATCCATTTCTTAAGTTTCCTTATCTTTTCAGAACATTGTCATGGTTTTATGATTTTTGAGTTGCCAAGACCTAAAAACAACTTAAAAGTAATTTTGATAACTGTCACCACAGCCACGGGCACCTAAGAGGTTGATATCAGTTTTTGTCAACCTTGGCTGTGAATTCCAGTTTCGATTTTGTGAGAGAATATAGCAAATCATATGACCCTTGTGCTTTGATAATTTTGTTGTTTCGAAGAATGTATGAATGTTCCGAGTGTGAGCTTGTGCTTTGTATATAAGCCGTGCATCAAGGGACATTTGATTCCAGGATAACTTGTTATGCAGGGCCCTTGCTCTTGCTCCTTTTGTGGACAAGGGACTGTCATGGTTCACGGTCAAGTTCCATTTCAAGTCTCAGGGCAAGGTAATATGAATTTTCGAAATTCCTTTGTACGTTCTGGTTACAATTATCGAtctcatttcatttcattctcCAGGCTTTCGCGGCGATTGTTGGATTTTGCTTTGGACTAGCCCTCGTTTTGTTTTTCGTGGTGACGCTGCTTTGGGCCTAACGTTGTTTCTGTGTGTCTGTTCTGACCGGATTGTAACTTGCAAGGGAGCTAGGGAAGTCCCTCTTATACGTACCGGAATCTCTAGATTAGCTTTCCATATTCATTTTTGTTCCTTAGTTTCTTGTTCAACTAGAGGGCTCCtatcaattttgaatttttttttcctgatcAATTGATTGTACTTACCATAACGAGTGTCGAATTACGTatagtactttttttttttgagtaatAGTCTAATATAATTTAAACTACGGTAcggagaacaaaattgttttcttGGTCTGGTTGCTCTTCATTCGATTTGATATCAAGGGTAGAAAATAAATGAATGTGTTTTTAGTGTTTAAATCACTTGCTGACCAAGAGAACGGAACTCGGAGTGAGAAATCTACTTTGGCTAACCCCAACATCTGCAGAGCAgttaaaccaaaccaaaccaaatcgaATGGAACCAAGATAGTTGTGGATTAACTGCTCTACATATTATGAAAGTCAGTAAACGCAAGCATGGgaaactaaaacacttaaaaaaatgACATGGCCCCCCGAGCTTACTGACTTGTATTCTGgatacattgaaaaatctctcttgtATGCATCCAAATATATCCGATCAAGAAAATGATAAATTTCAAGATAAAGAGCCCCACATCATTTAACACATTCAAAATAAGTTTCTACAAGCTTGAAGTAAAACGTTATGCTTTCTAGGAAAACGAAACGCAGGTCGTCCATCTCCTAAACTGCAATAATATGAGTCCTATAATCTCTACTAAAATGAGAAAAGAGAGAGCTGGTAAACGTTGCACTTCAGATAGTAGCGAGCATGCAAACCTGAACCGAGTCTGTCCTTCCAGTCATCGAAAgattaaatatttaatttgagCACGATCAATATCAAACCTCTCGCTCGTAGTAGGCTCGCTTAAACTTTGCATCCTTTCTACCATCTGAAGAACGAGGCTTACCAACTTTCTCCTTTCTTCTGTAAGAAGAATGGGAACTCACTGTGCTGTACATTCAGAGTTGGGCAGTTTTGCTTCTATCTCAGCAAGCATAACTTCTGTGCCGCAAGCCTGTAGAAACTTATTTCGAATTTGTAACCCTAAGGATTGTCTTCTTATCTTCAATCAGACATTTGGTCGACGTCAGATGATTCAAGCCTTCATCCAACATATACATGTCCTCGGGTGGGCGATGCATGAGATACAGAAAATATTACAACATTTCTTTTGGAAACACAAGTACCAAAGTAGCAATCAAATACCTTGGATAGTTCTACCCCAACCAGAAACTATTCACATAGTCGAAAAGGCAGCTGCTCGATGTGCATACCAACTGGTAATCCAGTTTGTCATTTGACAAATTCTCATCAGTGAAAGAGAACCCAACCTTTCAACAAAAGCATTTAGATGTAAACCACCGACACTTCATCTCTAAACATGAACCTGCTGTAGTATTCATATCTTGGACTTCAAAACCAGCAAATCTTGTCAAATGTGAATAACCTTATGGATGTCACACTTTTACTTTCATGTATTGGACTTCAATGCCAGAAAATCTCGTCAAATGTCAATAGCCTTGTGGATGCCACACTTTCAATAAGAATCTTGCACAAAAATGAGCACCATAGTATTGGCAAACATTGATAGCCACACCAAGTAGGACGGCCTTCTATACTATGCCTCATGGTAAATTCTTTCTTATATCCATCAAGTGACAGTTCAAGAATCGACAATGTTCATATTACCTGAAATTATGCAAATTACGTCTCAAAGAAAGGAATCACATCAAGCCTCTTGCATGCAAAGCCCTCAAGCATGCTTAAGGGGTAACTATAACGGttttgaaaatttaaatttagcTTCACACTGAATTCATAAATGAAACCTAATTAAAAAGACTCAGACGTCGGAAGTCAGAAATGCATCCCAATCACCATGCAAGAAACAAATCCCGCAAATCCCCAAACTGGTAAACCAGCTAGCCTACCAGACCAGTTCCATCACATGTTGGCATTACGCCAAAAGGAAAAATCAATATCTTTCCTCTTGCTCTTCATGATATCTTCATTTTCTTAACAGACCCCTCAAAACCTTGACCCATAAGATTACTTCATCAAAAAAGAGAGAAGGGGCGCCTTCTTTCTGTCTGGAATGTAGCTTGAAAATATGGTTGAAATATGGAAGCCAAGCATCTAAACCATCTCTTCTTTATTTCTTATGTGGAAGATACTGTTTTCCATCCACATTTAACATGTCTAAATAACCGACGTTCGATTTACTCTAATTCTCTGTTTAAAGGTTGACATTATCAAATTAAATGATCACAGACAAACTTGAAACACAAGATTATttgtaattaattattaaagaaACTAAAGTATATAAACAAAGCATAAGAGGGTAAAAAACAACAAATAACCTGGAGCATGTTCTAGAAGAAATGAAAGGGCGTTGGTTAaagaaaacaacttaaaacagaTGCAATGAATTCAACCCCACCTACTTACTGATAGTTGTCCAGGCATTGGAGAATAAGATGTATAATCCTATATACCCAATGAAACTTATTGACCCCATTGTTCAAGCACCCACTTCATCCATGTAGATAAGCAATACTTGGAAACATATTCAGGTAAATCCTCCtacaaaatagaaaaattattaGAATAGCCACAAACATATAATAAACCCCCCATCTTCTAACTCCGCTAGGAAAGATATGAAAATCGGAAGGATCTTTTAGTTTTAGGTCACAAGGATACAATTAATTCAAAACAAGCACTAGAAAGGGGAAAAAAAGGAAATCAAAGCCTCACAAACTAATACAACCATCAGCCATGAATAAAACCAAAAACggataaattaaataaaaagaccAGGAAAAACTTCACCCAACTTTTTGTCGGACCCAACATACGGAGATTGTTTGAATGTTAACCTTTCATCGCTTTGACTATTAGGCCAAAGTTATGAGCATCTAGTAATATGGGACCCACTTTGTAAATGATACGGACATCAGCTGTGATATGAGCCAGCATTTTCAGATTTGACAAATACCTTACGCCCAAATGCTGCACACTTGGCAGTGGCCCCTCTAGTTATTCTCTCTCTGGGCGTCTAGTATTGCCAAGGTCACACTGGACAAGCATGCAATGTTTGGGTTATTGAAAATGTGAAAGTTGCCTAGGCTCCTCTCAACTGATGTCCACATCATCTAAAACATAGGTAAAATGAATTAATATAACAAATAATATATTTGTGCAACACTTTACCGACTAAGATATCCCAAATGATGAAAAGGTCTAATCTGAATCatcagcaaaaagaaaaaaaatcactaaTCTCTAATATGAATTCAAGGAAATTTGACCATTTGACTAATCAACTGATAATAGGTATAGATCCTCCAAAACACACCATGCAGTTCAATGAATCTACTTCCTTGACACACCTTCAAGTATAATTATATGTATCAGGGACTCGTTAAGCTTTGCCTCCACACTACCAGTGCTTACTACAGAAATAGATTTCCACAAACTCTATGGACATGACTACATTAAAATCATCAATCGAGAGGCAAAATTATAATAGACATAAGTAGAGTCTGTGACAAACTTACAATATTCCATGATGCAGAATACTCATCAATTGAGAGAAACCAACTTCCAACATTTGATTGCAAATCCAGCACCTCATTGTCATAGCTGTCATTGTGATCAaagtcccttttttttcttttccttctactGCTATGCTTTTTCTTGTGCTTAACTGTTTTGGATGCTTTACGATCCAAATCAGAACCACCTTCTTCATAGGCTCCTTGATTGTCCAGAAATGAATATCTATCTGATGTTCGGAAACTTATTGCATTACACAAAAATAATGATTCCCAAGAATCATGAGTCCGGCATTGTTCTGATAAACTGTAATAAATAACCCATGACTGAAGCCCCAGCAACTTGCATGCTTGTATATTCTTCATTTTAAAGCAATCTTTGATTATTGGGCCCAAGCTACTGTCATCACTTGGGATTGTGCAGATCTTCGAAACAATATCTTTAATTCTTGCTTGTTCTTCGTGGCCCTCTTCATCTCGTAGAAGTCGTAAAAGTTGGCGTCCATGATTAAAAACTGCATTTAACAGTAATATCTCATCAAAGCTTCTAAAATCCGCACACTTAGAAAGTATAACCTCAAACAAATAAGATGAGTCCATAAGATCCTTCTGCTCCATTCTAGGGTTGAGATACTTGAAAAGCATTTTAAGAAAATCACATAAATCCGACTCATCAAGAGTAA
This is a stretch of genomic DNA from Malus domestica chromosome 02, GDT2T_hap1. It encodes these proteins:
- the LOC103409424 gene encoding uncharacterized protein, which codes for MPPSLALTTLSIPLLQLHNTGCNEFAYLRNSWVPISSPKLTQISLNQKNRFRHFSSANGNNNDCGLSGADSFSAESEGSVGKSDSGQGVPFTSNEILKKLRRYGISGFLSYGLLNTAYYLTTFLLVWFYVAPAPGRMGYLAAVKRFLKVMAMVWAGSQVTKLVRAGGALALAPFVDKGLSWFTVKFHFKSQGKAFAAIVGFCFGLALVLFFVVTLLWA
- the LOC103409402 gene encoding uncharacterized protein isoform X2; protein product: MLQLFLSEPIWNDNGDENSAKIRVSLLSQLESTIWLFMASGGRSEARLWLCNTIGRISSLTRHNQCELLLDLLRSKPLKKGFASQLVEMIFENSPHKAGSIISKRSYTLKKFFEGNPTRISKWFSKAGGGLGHEPGAKALSQFSFVNRDTCWEELEWKGKHGQSPAVVATKPHYFLDLDVQATVENFLENVPEFWSSNEFSESLKDGEILFVDRKYFVEYFVDLMYKEDSKDVWKVTSEFLKEECFSSLCKRLLITLDESDLCDFLKMLFKYLNPRMEQKDLMDSSYLFEVILSKCADFRSFDEILLLNAVFNHGRQLLRLLRDEEGHEEQARIKDIVSKICTIPSDDSSLGPIIKDCFKMKNIQACKLLGLQSWVIYYSLSEQCRTHDSWESLFLCNAISFRTSDRYSFLDNQGAYEEGGSDLDRKASKTVKHKKKHSSRRKRKKRDFDHNDSYDNEVLDLQSNVGSWFLSIDEYSASWNIEDLPEYVSKYCLSTWMKWVLEQWGQ
- the LOC103409402 gene encoding uncharacterized protein isoform X1; the encoded protein is MLQLFLSEPIWNDNGDENSAKIRVSLLSQLESTIWLFMASGGRSEARLWLCNTIGRISSLTRHNQCELLLDLLRSKPLKKGFASQLVEMIFENSPHKAGSIISKRSYTLKKFFEGNPTRISKWFSKAGGGLGHEPGAKALSQFSFVNRDTCWEELEWKGKHGQSPAVVATKPHYFLDLDVQATVENFLENVPEFWSSNEFSESLKDGEILFVDRKYFVEYFVDLMYKEDSKDVWKVTSEFLKEECFSSLCKRLLITLDESDLCDFLKMLFKYLNPRMEQKDLMDSSYLFEVILSKCADFRSFDEILLLNAVFNHGRQLLRLLRDEEGHEEQARIKDIVSKICTIPSDDSSLGPIIKDCFKMKNIQACKLLGLQSWVIYYSLSEQCRTHDSWESLFLCNAISFRTSDRYSFLDNQGAYEEGGSDLDRKASKTVKHKKKHSSRRKRKKRDFDHNDSYDNEVLDLQSNVGSWFLSIDEYSASWNIMMWTSVERSLGNFHIFNNPNIACLSSVTLAILDAQRENN